One Chryseobacterium indoltheticum DNA segment encodes these proteins:
- a CDS encoding VanZ family protein, whose product METDGSSSLRLRKVRIIQNCFQQKNIKQSLDKISNIFIKILPIYWAFLTYMLLRPGVENHEYFFMFDGIDKVLHLSIFAALGFCFIAAFPRIRFSYFFQIILIYAFLTEIFQEEMKLGRSMETLDIVADTIGCLIGYYIYKVLAKRYL is encoded by the coding sequence ATGGAAACGGATGGATCATCAAGCTTGAGATTGCGGAAGGTGCGGATCATTCAGAATTGCTTTCAGCAGAAGAATATCAAGCAATCATTGGATAAAATTTCAAACATATTTATTAAGATACTGCCCATTTATTGGGCATTTCTTACTTATATGCTTCTGCGTCCCGGTGTCGAAAATCACGAATACTTCTTTATGTTCGACGGTATTGACAAGGTTTTGCACTTAAGTATATTTGCGGCATTAGGCTTTTGCTTTATTGCTGCTTTTCCCAGGATCAGATTTTCTTATTTCTTCCAGATCATTTTGATTTACGCATTTCTCACAGAAATTTTCCAGGAAGAAATGAAACTCGGCAGATCAATGGAAACACTCGACATTGTTGCTGATACCATAGGATGCTTAATCGGCTACTATATATATAAGGTATTAGCGAAACGTTATCTCTGA
- the gcvH gene encoding glycine cleavage system protein GcvH: MNTPSELKYTKDHEWVKIEGNVATIGITDFAQGELGDIVYVDVDTVDDDVNGGDVFGSVEAVKTVSDLFLPISGKVTEFNAALEDQPELLNTDPYGNGWIIKLEIAEGADHSELLSAEEYQAIIG, encoded by the coding sequence ATGAATACACCGTCAGAATTAAAGTACACTAAAGACCACGAGTGGGTAAAGATCGAAGGTAACGTTGCTACAATTGGTATCACAGACTTTGCGCAAGGCGAGTTGGGAGATATCGTTTATGTAGATGTAGATACAGTAGATGATGATGTGAATGGAGGAGATGTCTTCGGAAGTGTAGAAGCTGTAAAAACGGTTTCAGATTTATTCTTGCCTATTTCAGGAAAAGTTACTGAGTTTAATGCTGCGTTGGAAGATCAGCCAGAATTGTTAAATACAGATCCTTATGGAAACGGATGGATCATCAAGCTTGAGATTGCGGAAGGTGCGGATCATTCAGAATTGCTTTCAGCAGAAGAATATCAAGCAATCATTGGATAA
- a CDS encoding CPBP family intramembrane glutamic endopeptidase: METSNKRKRIYTENNLLKAGIIIFFGSLIGNIILSYFNESEFSSRITRFNDFTLIHFIAAFTIAPVLEELIFRGIFTGKKIFKYVMYLGSLFYIILLQNYYLIPLLAIFIISYELNKNKEIPNYVYYINALLFGFMHYEYNDLKLLDTWIGIVMTSGMGLILIWMVLNFGLIYSILLHALNNFVAIAIVVLGNETADMTLKKVETQDFTMNYQRVSFFIKDENMQVEVNKSLKAENMSISNIHNALCFDEKLDDLYFGKFNVSIERKSNSTKKLNCESFHQLLNKTDLKEN, encoded by the coding sequence ATGGAAACTTCAAACAAGAGAAAGAGAATTTATACAGAAAATAATTTATTAAAAGCAGGAATTATTATTTTCTTTGGATCTTTAATAGGTAATATTATTTTATCATATTTTAATGAATCAGAATTTTCTTCCCGTATAACACGTTTCAACGATTTTACCTTAATTCATTTTATTGCAGCTTTTACAATCGCTCCCGTTTTGGAAGAATTGATCTTCCGAGGAATTTTTACGGGGAAAAAGATCTTTAAATATGTAATGTATTTAGGGTCTCTATTCTACATTATATTATTGCAGAATTATTATCTGATTCCATTACTTGCTATATTCATTATAAGCTATGAATTAAATAAAAATAAAGAAATTCCAAATTATGTCTATTACATCAATGCATTGCTTTTTGGTTTCATGCATTATGAGTATAATGACTTAAAACTGTTAGACACTTGGATTGGCATTGTAATGACTTCAGGAATGGGCTTGATTTTAATTTGGATGGTTCTGAATTTCGGACTGATATATTCAATACTATTGCACGCGCTCAATAATTTTGTTGCAATTGCGATTGTCGTTTTAGGAAACGAAACTGCAGATATGACTTTAAAGAAAGTGGAAACCCAAGATTTCACAATGAACTATCAACGTGTATCGTTTTTTATTAAAGATGAAAATATGCAGGTTGAGGTCAATAAATCTTTAAAAGCAGAAAATATGAGTATTTCCAATATCCACAATGCCCTATGTTTTGATGAGAAGCTCGATGATCTTTATTTTGGAAAATTTAATGTCTCGATTGAAAGAAAATCTAATAGTACAAAAAAGCTAAATTGCGAATCTTTTCACCAACTTTTAAATAAAACAGACCTCAAAGAAAACTAA
- the sov gene encoding T9SS outer membrane translocon Sov/SprA encodes MKNNKFLSIYILLSFLFSSIHIYGQDQPQQGVSIKKDYEVTDPTYYEAYYDVKIGMYYVYPKIGNTITGPPVAMSPEDYKEFMLAEQSKAFYRDKSDRYNLMFRRDKTDAAKKGLIPSLTINNRLFESIFGSNKIEIIPSGYASFDFGGLYQKIDNPLILPQNRTSFTFDIDQRIQLGLIGKVGENLQLKANYDTQSGFAFENRMNLVWQSKGTWRDLQTKGLNDVNKPNSGGEDKIIKRVEFGNVNMPLSTSLIRGSESLFGVKTEFQLGKTFGTVVLSQQQGEARNIVVQGGGTMSNFKINALDYEENQHYFIGQYFLNNYDNALLNYPQINSRISISRMEVWVLDQGNSNLAYQKSIIGIRDLGDGASGSPDNSQNGLYNQVNNAIGKPREQGKNYLTNFQGQTFAGSAQPYENGEHFVLSTKARRMDANEYTFHPQLGYISLNQKLNDNQLLAVSYSYTVNGTNQVYKVGEFSEESPVLVTKLLRSNSNTRVDSPMWNLMMKNFYSLDAAQVDRDGFILNVYYRDAKTGGKVNYLPGTTVEGTNLLKLLNWDRLNVNGDLQANNGVLGDGVFDFVEGITIRKDLGRIMFTKVQPFGSYMSQVLGSNDPQYVFSDLYTQQKLQASQSNLAQRYTMEGRYKGAQGQGISLGAVNVPQGSVKVSANGVQLTEGIDYTVDYMLGSVTIINETVKQSGQAINISLENQLTFNTQRKRFLGLNLERRVSENFIFGGTVVNYSESPLTQKVNYGQEAVNNTMAGVNMMYNNQLPFLTRLTDKIPGINTEAPSNLNFKMEGAYLIPGINKGTNDQSYIDDFEQTTSKISLKEPTAWSLASKPEKSQGNPLFTGAGSNDDLTNGYGRGLLSWYNIDPRFWGVGGKAPQGITAASVSNHASRRVQFSEIFNNRDFVAGEQTFTNTFDISYFPQEKGPYNANPATETTAQRWAGIMRPISVTNFVNSNIEYVEFWMMDPYADGNTLGANPKLLLQLGNVSEDVLKDGLMQYENGLPTGGSPSSTTASNWGVQPKQPPILYAFSTEGADRTAQDLGYDGLSSDQESMRFGNTFVNPVTNLSDPAVDDFVFYLSDKFTGNQAASIVQRYKYFRGPEGNSRSGSLEVSSQTPDAEDINKDYNLDQTENYNEYAIKLDQASLGLGTDNYIIDQKTVTATFQNGSTDDVKWYLFRIPVSKFNEPGVGGEKNASVLNNVRFARLLLTGFDQTSTLRFGTMDLIRSDWRKYTKNIAKYFNTAPEPGDPSTPDPALDEGTVEETTLDNFEVGSVNIEENALNQPPYVLPPGIDRQVLSGNAGAQRQNESSLYLKATNLVANEGRGVFKNTSIDMRRYKKLKLFVHAQDPVSRASEGQIDDKTKFFIRFGSDATDNYYEYESSLKITPKSSTTPMDIWPFENDVDLEIQNFVDAKIRRDKKSPNQIIKRYEDLEFGGGDTSKKIYIKGRPSLGNITTIMIGVRNAQTRGNPSITRILWVNEIRLSEIENDGGYAGNASLNFNLGDFATINTSASYSSVGFGNIDSKPAERSQATQSAFSINTAVNVDKFLPEKTGMKIPVNYSYSQTIEDPKYNPLDTDVEFSKAANKEELKKVARTYTQQRSIGVVNMHKERVKPDSKPKFYDVENLSLTAVYNDDHYRDIYTKKNYRQYFRGYLDYNYTFKPWVIKPFNKMISDTAKSTKYLRWVKEFNFNPVPTRLSFRTELDRNYNELEFRNIDAILSGNLNDDFAALKNRNFYFGWQYGLGFNFTKSLKLEINSATRTLNDQVDVNTMDTSSIFGNIFRSGRPVLYNHRVQLNYKLPFQYLPYLDFIDAELGYGFTYNWNARSTALLASPEGSLGSIGQNTNIISANATADLPKFFGQFNYFKKISTTLQKRKQEQDSLNNAVNQAWEKNRYTYKKYKFKNKLSILQSAAFVLTSMKQLNVTYTENNGSVLPGLLSAPNGYGYGQTLGGPSIGFLFGSQADIRRLSMERGWVSDSPYMIDPYMKMSTREFRADLQVSPVNDFNISFNVLQTYNRNFSHTGFNYVDDFGNANPNLTFASDMVSYSNTVVLLNSSFKESTVIYDAIRANAQLISQQMGGVLNPDGYTEGYGISNAYVLIPAFRAAMEGKNPERLGNAKKAGLPIPNWRIIYSGLRNIPIINGQFTKFDILHSYTATYTATGVQSNIDYFNSRNDTSSSLRDVNDNYINPYTFSQVSYTESFSPLIGVDVTMRNNMQFGVQYNKTRSMILGLVNHSLTEDAYTEYVVRLGYIIRNFRLGTNNQRGARAKGSDLNIRGDISLRDSQTSIMNILLNDSQITGGQKLMNIKLSADYNVSENLNLRLFYEQMTSKYKISTAFPLSTIRAGISATFTFGDSGGL; translated from the coding sequence GTGAAAAATAATAAGTTTCTCAGCATCTATATACTCTTGTCGTTTTTATTCTCCTCTATACATATTTATGGGCAGGATCAACCGCAGCAGGGTGTTTCTATAAAAAAGGATTACGAAGTTACCGACCCTACTTACTACGAAGCATATTACGATGTAAAAATCGGAATGTACTACGTGTATCCTAAGATTGGTAATACAATTACCGGACCACCTGTTGCCATGTCGCCGGAAGATTATAAAGAGTTTATGCTTGCAGAGCAGTCCAAGGCTTTTTATAGAGATAAATCTGACCGTTATAATCTAATGTTCAGAAGAGATAAAACAGATGCGGCAAAGAAAGGTTTGATTCCTTCTTTAACGATCAATAACCGACTTTTTGAATCTATTTTTGGAAGTAATAAAATTGAAATTATTCCTTCGGGTTATGCTTCATTTGACTTTGGAGGTTTATATCAAAAAATAGATAATCCATTAATTTTACCACAAAACAGAACGAGTTTTACCTTTGATATTGATCAAAGAATTCAGTTGGGATTAATCGGAAAAGTAGGTGAAAACTTACAGCTTAAAGCAAATTACGATACTCAAAGTGGTTTTGCCTTTGAAAACAGAATGAATTTGGTCTGGCAATCAAAAGGAACCTGGAGAGATCTTCAGACTAAAGGCTTAAATGATGTCAACAAGCCGAATTCGGGTGGTGAAGATAAGATCATCAAAAGAGTTGAGTTTGGTAATGTAAATATGCCGCTTTCTACGAGTTTAATTCGTGGTTCAGAATCTTTGTTCGGGGTGAAAACCGAGTTTCAGTTGGGTAAAACTTTCGGAACGGTGGTGCTTTCGCAACAACAGGGTGAAGCACGAAATATAGTCGTACAAGGTGGTGGAACAATGAGCAACTTCAAGATAAATGCGTTAGATTATGAAGAAAATCAGCATTATTTTATCGGACAGTATTTCTTAAATAATTATGATAATGCTTTGCTTAATTATCCACAGATCAACTCCAGAATCAGTATTTCAAGAATGGAAGTATGGGTTTTAGATCAGGGAAATTCAAATTTAGCCTATCAGAAAAGTATTATCGGAATCAGAGATTTAGGAGACGGAGCTTCAGGGTCGCCGGATAACTCTCAAAACGGATTATATAATCAGGTTAATAACGCAATTGGTAAACCTAGAGAACAAGGAAAAAATTATCTGACCAATTTCCAGGGACAGACGTTTGCAGGAAGTGCACAACCTTATGAAAATGGGGAGCACTTTGTTTTGAGTACCAAAGCAAGAAGAATGGATGCGAATGAATATACCTTTCATCCGCAATTAGGATATATCTCTTTAAATCAAAAACTCAATGACAATCAGCTTTTGGCGGTTTCATATTCATATACAGTAAACGGAACTAATCAAGTTTATAAAGTAGGAGAGTTTTCTGAAGAAAGCCCGGTATTGGTCACTAAATTATTAAGATCAAATAGCAATACAAGAGTTGATTCACCGATGTGGAATCTAATGATGAAGAACTTCTATTCTTTAGATGCAGCTCAGGTAGACAGAGATGGTTTTATTTTAAATGTTTATTATCGTGACGCTAAGACAGGTGGTAAAGTAAATTACTTGCCCGGAACGACCGTTGAAGGCACCAATTTGCTTAAACTCTTAAACTGGGATAGACTTAACGTGAATGGTGACTTACAGGCCAATAATGGTGTTTTAGGTGACGGGGTGTTTGACTTCGTAGAAGGAATTACGATCCGAAAAGATCTCGGCCGGATTATGTTTACCAAAGTACAGCCTTTCGGAAGTTATATGTCTCAGGTTTTGGGCAGTAATGATCCTCAATATGTATTTTCAGATCTTTATACACAACAGAAATTACAAGCCAGCCAGAGTAATCTTGCCCAGCGTTATACGATGGAAGGCCGTTACAAAGGAGCTCAGGGACAGGGGATTTCTTTGGGTGCCGTCAACGTACCTCAAGGTTCTGTAAAAGTTTCTGCAAACGGAGTACAGCTTACAGAAGGTATTGATTATACGGTAGATTATATGCTTGGAAGTGTTACCATCATCAATGAAACGGTAAAACAATCTGGTCAGGCAATCAATATTTCGTTAGAAAATCAATTGACCTTTAACACTCAGAGAAAAAGATTTTTAGGTTTAAATTTAGAAAGAAGAGTCAGCGAAAACTTTATTTTCGGTGGAACAGTTGTTAATTATTCCGAGTCTCCGCTTACCCAAAAAGTGAATTACGGTCAGGAAGCCGTAAACAATACAATGGCGGGAGTGAATATGATGTACAACAATCAGTTACCATTCCTGACTAGACTCACCGATAAAATTCCGGGAATCAACACTGAAGCTCCTTCCAACTTAAACTTTAAAATGGAAGGCGCCTATTTAATTCCGGGAATCAATAAAGGAACAAACGATCAGTCATACATCGACGATTTTGAGCAGACTACTTCAAAAATATCATTAAAAGAACCTACCGCCTGGAGTTTGGCTTCCAAACCTGAAAAAAGTCAGGGAAATCCACTTTTTACAGGAGCAGGCTCTAATGATGATTTGACAAACGGTTACGGAAGAGGTTTGTTGTCGTGGTATAATATCGATCCGAGATTTTGGGGCGTTGGAGGTAAAGCTCCGCAGGGAATTACTGCAGCTTCTGTTTCCAATCACGCATCAAGAAGGGTACAGTTTTCAGAAATTTTCAACAACAGAGATTTTGTAGCAGGCGAGCAAACGTTTACCAATACTTTTGATATTTCTTATTTCCCTCAGGAAAAAGGGCCTTATAATGCCAATCCGGCAACGGAAACAACGGCACAAAGATGGGCGGGAATTATGCGTCCTATAAGTGTTACCAATTTTGTAAATTCAAATATTGAATATGTAGAATTCTGGATGATGGATCCTTATGCGGACGGAAATACTTTAGGTGCAAATCCTAAACTTTTACTACAATTAGGAAATGTCTCTGAAGATGTGCTTAAAGACGGTTTAATGCAGTATGAAAACGGTTTACCTACCGGAGGAAGTCCTTCAAGTACGACCGCTTCCAATTGGGGAGTACAGCCAAAACAACCGCCGATTTTATATGCGTTTTCAACTGAAGGGGCAGACAGAACAGCACAGGATTTAGGATATGACGGATTAAGCTCAGATCAGGAATCGATGAGGTTTGGAAATACTTTTGTAAATCCGGTAACCAATCTTTCAGACCCTGCAGTTGATGATTTTGTATTCTATTTGTCGGATAAATTTACAGGAAATCAGGCTGCATCTATTGTACAACGATACAAATATTTTAGAGGTCCGGAAGGAAATTCAAGAAGCGGTTCACTAGAAGTTTCTTCACAGACTCCGGATGCAGAAGATATCAATAAAGATTATAATCTGGATCAAACTGAAAACTATAATGAATATGCGATCAAATTAGATCAGGCAAGTTTAGGATTAGGAACAGATAACTATATTATTGATCAGAAAACAGTAACGGCTACTTTTCAAAATGGATCTACTGATGATGTAAAATGGTACCTTTTTAGAATCCCGGTTTCAAAATTCAATGAACCAGGAGTTGGTGGTGAGAAAAATGCTTCGGTTCTTAATAATGTAAGATTCGCAAGATTATTATTAACAGGATTTGATCAGACTTCAACTTTGAGATTTGGTACAATGGATTTGATTAGATCAGACTGGAGAAAATATACTAAAAATATTGCAAAGTATTTTAATACGGCTCCAGAACCAGGTGATCCTAGTACTCCAGATCCAGCATTAGATGAAGGAACAGTAGAGGAGACTACTCTTGACAATTTTGAGGTAGGAAGTGTAAATATTGAAGAAAATGCTTTAAACCAACCTCCATATGTACTTCCTCCGGGAATAGACAGACAAGTACTAAGTGGAAATGCGGGAGCACAAAGACAAAACGAATCATCATTGTACTTAAAGGCAACTAATTTAGTTGCTAATGAAGGTAGAGGGGTTTTTAAAAATACAAGTATTGACATGAGAAGATACAAAAAATTAAAACTTTTTGTACATGCTCAAGATCCTGTAAGCCGCGCATCTGAAGGACAAATTGATGATAAAACTAAGTTTTTTATTCGTTTCGGAAGTGATGCTACAGATAACTATTATGAATACGAATCTTCTCTAAAAATTACTCCGAAAAGCTCAACAACACCAATGGACATTTGGCCATTTGAAAATGATGTTGATTTAGAAATTCAAAATTTTGTAGATGCTAAAATAAGAAGAGATAAAAAATCACCTAATCAAATTATTAAAAGGTATGAAGATTTAGAATTTGGAGGAGGAGATACATCCAAAAAAATCTATATTAAAGGTCGCCCTAGTTTAGGAAATATCACAACAATAATGATTGGAGTTAGAAATGCTCAAACTAGAGGAAATCCTTCAATTACGAGAATTCTTTGGGTAAACGAAATTCGTCTTTCTGAAATCGAAAATGATGGCGGTTATGCAGGAAATGCAAGCTTGAATTTTAACTTGGGAGATTTTGCAACGATTAATACAAGTGCTTCTTATTCATCTGTAGGTTTCGGAAACATAGATTCTAAACCGGCTGAAAGAAGTCAGGCTACTCAATCTGCGTTCAGTATCAATACGGCAGTAAACGTAGATAAATTCTTACCTGAAAAAACAGGAATGAAAATTCCGGTGAACTATTCTTATTCTCAAACCATCGAAGATCCGAAGTACAATCCTTTAGATACCGATGTTGAATTTAGCAAAGCTGCAAATAAGGAAGAGCTCAAAAAAGTCGCCAGAACGTATACTCAGCAGAGAAGTATTGGTGTGGTAAACATGCATAAAGAAAGGGTAAAACCTGACAGTAAACCTAAATTTTATGATGTAGAAAACCTTTCATTGACGGCAGTTTATAATGACGATCATTACCGTGATATCTATACCAAGAAAAACTACAGACAGTATTTCAGAGGATATTTAGATTACAACTACACATTCAAACCGTGGGTAATAAAGCCATTCAATAAAATGATCAGCGATACGGCAAAATCTACAAAATATCTGAGATGGGTAAAAGAGTTTAATTTCAATCCGGTTCCTACGAGATTATCTTTCAGAACTGAGCTCGACAGGAATTATAACGAGCTTGAATTTAGAAATATTGATGCCATTCTTAGCGGAAATCTTAATGATGATTTTGCTGCTTTGAAGAATAGAAACTTCTACTTCGGTTGGCAATATGGTTTAGGATTTAATTTTACTAAATCTTTGAAACTGGAAATCAATTCAGCAACGAGAACATTGAATGACCAGGTAGATGTGAATACAATGGATACTTCTTCGATCTTTGGAAATATTTTCCGATCAGGAAGACCAGTTTTATACAATCACAGAGTTCAGTTAAATTATAAATTACCGTTCCAATATCTTCCATATCTCGATTTCATTGATGCCGAATTGGGTTACGGATTTACGTATAACTGGAACGCAAGATCTACGGCGCTTCTTGCAAGTCCTGAAGGAAGTTTAGGATCAATTGGTCAGAATACCAATATTATTTCGGCAAACGCTACTGCAGATCTTCCGAAATTCTTTGGGCAGTTCAATTACTTTAAAAAGATTTCTACAACACTGCAAAAGCGTAAACAGGAACAGGATTCATTAAATAATGCAGTGAATCAGGCTTGGGAGAAAAACAGATATACGTACAAAAAATATAAGTTTAAAAACAAGCTTTCTATTTTACAGAGTGCGGCATTTGTACTTACTTCTATGAAGCAATTGAATGTAACGTACACCGAAAATAACGGAAGTGTACTTCCTGGTTTACTATCGGCTCCAAACGGATATGGTTATGGCCAGACATTGGGAGGTCCATCTATAGGTTTCCTTTTTGGTTCGCAGGCAGACATCAGACGATTGTCTATGGAAAGAGGCTGGGTAAGTGATTCACCATATATGATCGATCCTTATATGAAGATGTCCACACGAGAATTTAGGGCAGATTTGCAAGTCTCCCCGGTGAATGATTTTAATATAAGTTTTAATGTTTTACAGACCTATAATAGAAATTTCTCACATACAGGATTCAATTATGTAGATGATTTTGGAAATGCGAATCCAAACCTAACATTTGCAAGTGATATGGTGTCGTATTCCAATACGGTGGTTCTTTTAAATTCATCATTTAAAGAAAGTACCGTGATTTATGATGCTATCAGAGCCAATGCTCAGTTGATTTCACAACAAATGGGCGGAGTTTTAAATCCTGATGGATATACAGAAGGATATGGTATTTCTAATGCGTATGTTTTAATTCCGGCATTCCGTGCTGCAATGGAAGGTAAAAATCCTGAGCGCTTAGGAAATGCAAAAAAAGCAGGACTTCCGATTCCGAACTGGAGAATTATCTATTCAGGTCTTAGAAATATCCCGATTATTAACGGACAGTTTACCAAATTTGATATTCTTCATAGTTATACCGCAACGTATACAGCAACTGGCGTGCAATCGAATATTGATTATTTCAACAGCCGAAATGACACATCGAGTTCTTTAAGAGACGTGAATGATAATTATATAAATCCTTATACATTCTCTCAGGTAAGTTATACAGAATCTTTCTCACCACTTATCGGGGTTGATGTTACGATGAGAAACAATATGCAGTTTGGGGTGCAGTACAACAAAACAAGAAGTATGATTCTTGGTTTGGTCAATCATTCTCTTACCGAAGATGCCTATACAGAATATGTGGTAAGATTAGGATATATTATAAGAAACTTCCGTTTGGGAACCAATAATCAGAGAGGAGCAAGAGCGAAAGGTTCAGACCTAAATATCCGTGGTGATATTTCTCTGCGAGACAGCCAGACAAGTATTATGAATATCTTATTGAATGATTCTCAAATTACGGGTGGACAAAAATTAATGAATATCAAGCTTTCCGCAGATTACAATGTTTCGGAAAATCTGAATCTGAGATTATTCTACGAGCAAATGACTTCAAAATACAAAATCTCAACAGCTTTCCCGCTGTCAACAATCAGAGCCGGGATTTCTGCGACATTCACTTTTGGTGATTCCGGAGGTTTATAA
- the ruvA gene encoding Holliday junction branch migration protein RuvA gives MIFSLQGIVQELTPTYAVINVNGVGYYTGISLMTSQKLVLNKETFLFIQQIIREDAHLLFGFHTRLEKEMFNLLISVNGVGAVSALILLSTLTLEEIASAILSGNGALIQKAKGIGTKTAERIIVDLKDKVQKFGDAEGNISSFENNKVKEESLSALEVLGIPKRTSEKIADRILKQIPEITVEELVKQILKNI, from the coding sequence ATGATATTTTCTTTACAGGGCATCGTTCAGGAGCTTACCCCCACTTACGCAGTAATCAATGTAAATGGTGTGGGATATTATACCGGGATCAGCCTCATGACTTCTCAAAAACTGGTTTTAAATAAAGAAACATTTTTATTCATTCAGCAGATCATCCGTGAAGACGCACATTTGCTTTTTGGGTTTCATACCCGCTTGGAGAAAGAAATGTTTAATCTCTTAATTAGTGTAAATGGAGTAGGTGCTGTTTCGGCGCTTATTTTATTATCAACTTTAACCCTTGAGGAAATTGCATCGGCAATACTTTCAGGGAACGGCGCACTAATTCAAAAAGCAAAAGGAATCGGTACAAAAACTGCCGAAAGAATTATTGTTGATTTAAAAGACAAAGTTCAGAAATTTGGGGATGCCGAAGGAAATATTTCTTCGTTTGAGAATAATAAAGTGAAGGAAGAATCGTTATCTGCATTAGAAGTTTTAGGGATTCCTAAGAGAACAAGTGAGAAAATTGCAGATCGTATTTTGAAGCAAATTCCCGAAATTACTGTAGAAGAATTGGTAAAACAAATTTTAAAAAACATTTAA